Proteins from a genomic interval of Pseudomonas sp. RC10:
- a CDS encoding efflux RND transporter permease subunit, with amino-acid sequence MLGLVRTALLKPYTFIVLAIFICIVGPMAAVKTPTDVFPDIGIPVVAVVWQYAGLSPDAMAGRVIYTYERSLSTTVNDIEHIESQSLPGMGIVKIFFQPGVDIRTANAQVTAVSQTVLKQMPAGITPPLILNYSASTVPILQMAFSSPTLSEARIRDLVQNSIRLPLSAVPGLAMPTPMGGKQRQITLDLDPQALAAKGLSAQDVGNALAAGNQIIPVGTAKMGTDEYTVLLNNSPQAINELNDLPIKTVDGALITIGQVAHVRDGSPPQTNIVRVDGRRAVLMPALKNGNISTLSIVDDIRNMLPLINETLPPELKTSLLGDASVFVKESVGSVAREGIIAALLTSVMILLFLGSWRSTLIIAASIPLAVLSAIALLSVTGQTLNVMTLGGLALAVGILVDDATVTIENINWHLEQGKAVKDAIMDGAKQIVGPAFVSLLCICIVFVPMFMLQGIAGYLFRPMALAVIFAMGSSFLLSRTLVPTLAMFLLKPHVLETGPGHHPEDAFINHHEGDQHGRQRNVILRGALSFQQGFEKRFSAIRDVYHGLLGLALKRRKAFLLGFLACVLASFALLPSLGEDFFPATDAGALSMHVRLPLGTRIEESAADFDRIEQRIREIIPGDELDTVIDNIGIPLSGIDMAYSSSGTIGPQDGDIQVTLKEGHAPTADYVKRLREALPQSFPGSQFAFLPADISSQILNFGNPAPLDLKISGPNGDANRDYALELQRRLQHIPGIADLRIQQSTGYPSLQVDVNRLRAKQLGITEKDVTTSLGASLAGTSQVAPTYWLNPKNGVSYSVVAATPQYRLDSLPTLEALPITGSDGQSQILGGLATIKRVDSPAVVTHYNIQPTLDLFANVQGRDLGGVAKDVQKVIDDMAHLRPKGAVVSLHGQIDALHEAFSGLSFGLLGAVVLIYLLIVINFQSWIDPFVIITALPAALAGIVWMLFLSGTSLSVPTLTGAILCMGVATANSILVVSFCRERLAEHGDALLAALEGGYTRFRPVCMTALAMIIGMLPLAISQEQNAPLGRAVIGGLILATTATLLFVPVVFSLVHRHSKPISAITPASATDGETPHVV; translated from the coding sequence ATGCTCGGGCTGGTCAGGACTGCATTGCTCAAGCCCTACACGTTTATCGTGTTGGCGATTTTCATCTGTATTGTCGGGCCGATGGCGGCGGTCAAGACGCCCACAGACGTGTTCCCCGACATCGGCATTCCGGTGGTGGCGGTGGTCTGGCAGTACGCGGGGCTGTCGCCGGACGCCATGGCCGGTCGGGTGATCTACACCTACGAGCGCTCGCTCAGCACCACGGTCAACGACATCGAGCACATCGAATCGCAATCCTTGCCCGGCATGGGCATCGTCAAGATTTTCTTCCAGCCCGGCGTGGACATTCGCACCGCCAACGCCCAGGTGACGGCGGTGTCACAAACCGTGCTCAAACAGATGCCCGCCGGGATCACGCCGCCGCTGATCCTCAACTACAGCGCCTCGACCGTGCCGATCCTGCAAATGGCCTTTTCCAGCCCGACCCTGTCGGAAGCGCGGATTCGCGACCTCGTGCAAAACAGCATTCGCCTGCCCCTCAGCGCCGTGCCGGGCCTCGCCATGCCAACGCCCATGGGCGGCAAGCAGCGGCAGATCACCCTCGACCTCGACCCGCAGGCACTCGCCGCCAAGGGCCTGTCGGCGCAGGACGTCGGCAACGCGCTGGCCGCTGGCAACCAGATCATTCCGGTGGGCACGGCGAAGATGGGCACCGACGAATACACGGTCCTGTTGAACAACAGCCCGCAGGCGATCAACGAGCTCAACGACCTGCCGATCAAGACCGTCGACGGCGCGCTGATCACCATCGGTCAAGTCGCTCACGTGCGGGACGGCTCGCCGCCGCAGACCAACATCGTCCGGGTCGATGGCCGTCGTGCGGTGCTGATGCCCGCGTTGAAAAACGGCAACATCTCGACCCTGTCGATCGTCGACGACATCCGCAACATGCTGCCGCTGATCAACGAAACCCTGCCGCCCGAGTTGAAAACCTCGCTGCTCGGTGATGCCTCGGTATTCGTAAAAGAGTCGGTGGGCAGCGTGGCGCGGGAAGGCATCATCGCCGCCCTGCTGACCAGCGTGATGATCCTGCTGTTCCTCGGCAGTTGGCGTTCGACGCTGATCATCGCCGCGTCGATTCCACTGGCCGTGCTGTCGGCCATCGCTCTGCTCTCGGTCACCGGGCAAACCCTCAATGTCATGACCCTCGGCGGGCTGGCGCTGGCGGTGGGGATTCTGGTGGACGACGCCACGGTGACCATCGAGAACATCAATTGGCACCTGGAACAAGGCAAGGCGGTGAAGGACGCGATCATGGACGGCGCGAAGCAAATCGTCGGCCCGGCGTTCGTCTCGCTGCTGTGCATCTGCATCGTGTTCGTGCCGATGTTCATGCTGCAGGGCATCGCCGGTTACCTTTTCCGGCCGATGGCGCTGGCAGTCATCTTCGCCATGGGCAGCTCGTTTCTGTTGTCGCGCACGCTGGTGCCGACGCTGGCGATGTTTCTGCTCAAGCCCCACGTGCTCGAAACCGGCCCCGGTCATCACCCGGAAGACGCCTTCATTAATCACCACGAGGGCGATCAGCACGGCCGTCAGCGCAACGTGATCCTGCGCGGCGCGCTGAGTTTTCAGCAAGGTTTCGAGAAACGCTTCTCGGCGATTCGCGACGTCTACCACGGGCTGCTGGGACTGGCACTGAAACGTCGCAAAGCATTTCTGCTGGGATTTCTCGCCTGCGTGCTGGCCAGCTTTGCGTTGTTGCCGAGTCTGGGGGAAGACTTCTTCCCGGCCACCGATGCAGGCGCCTTGTCGATGCACGTGCGCCTGCCGCTGGGCACGCGGATCGAGGAAAGCGCCGCCGACTTCGACCGCATCGAGCAGCGCATCCGCGAGATCATTCCCGGCGATGAGCTGGACACCGTGATCGACAACATCGGCATCCCGCTCAGCGGCATCGACATGGCCTACAGCAGCAGCGGCACCATCGGTCCGCAGGACGGCGACATTCAGGTCACCCTGAAAGAAGGCCACGCGCCCACTGCCGACTACGTCAAACGCCTGCGCGAAGCCCTGCCCCAGAGTTTCCCCGGCAGCCAGTTCGCCTTCCTGCCCGCCGACATCAGCAGCCAGATTCTCAACTTCGGTAACCCGGCCCCGCTGGACCTGAAAATTTCCGGGCCCAACGGCGACGCCAACCGTGATTACGCGCTGGAACTGCAACGCCGCCTGCAACACATTCCTGGCATCGCTGACCTGCGCATCCAGCAGTCCACGGGCTATCCGTCGCTGCAAGTGGATGTCAACCGGCTGCGCGCCAAGCAACTGGGCATCACCGAAAAAGACGTCACGACCAGCCTCGGCGCCTCATTGGCCGGGACCTCGCAAGTGGCGCCGACCTACTGGCTGAACCCGAAAAACGGCGTGTCCTATTCCGTGGTCGCCGCGACCCCGCAATACCGGCTGGACAGCCTGCCGACGTTGGAAGCCCTGCCGATCACCGGCAGCGACGGGCAGTCACAGATCCTCGGTGGCCTGGCAACGATCAAACGCGTGGACAGCCCCGCTGTGGTCACCCATTACAACATTCAGCCGACGCTGGACCTGTTCGCCAACGTTCAGGGCCGTGATCTCGGCGGTGTGGCCAAGGACGTGCAAAAGGTCATCGACGACATGGCGCACCTGCGGCCCAAAGGTGCGGTGGTCAGCCTGCACGGCCAGATCGACGCGCTGCACGAAGCCTTCAGCGGCTTGAGTTTCGGCCTGCTCGGCGCGGTGGTGCTGATCTATCTGCTGATCGTGATCAATTTCCAGTCGTGGATCGACCCCTTCGTGATCATCACGGCATTGCCAGCGGCACTGGCCGGGATCGTCTGGATGCTCTTCCTCAGCGGCACGTCGCTGTCGGTGCCGACGCTGACCGGGGCGATTTTGTGCATGGGCGTGGCGACGGCCAACTCGATTCTGGTCGTGAGTTTCTGCCGCGAGCGTCTGGCCGAACACGGCGACGCGCTGCTCGCCGCGCTGGAAGGCGGGTACACCCGCTTCCGCCCGGTGTGCATGACGGCTTTGGCAATGATCATCGGCATGCTGCCACTGGCCATTTCTCAGGAGCAGAACGCGCCGCTGGGCCGTGCCGTCATTGGCGGGTTGATCCTCGCCACCACCGCCACCCTGCTGTTCGTGCCCGTGGTGTTCAGCCTCGTGCACCGCCACTCGAAACCCATCTCTGCTATTACCCCCGCCAGCGCTACCGATGGAGAAACACCCCATGTCGTCTGA
- a CDS encoding HAMP domain-containing sensor histidine kinase, with protein MSLPNPSKGWRSSSSRLLALYSFLFVAWSSILMGVLYWEVTSYLNNLARHSLMQRQQLFSRFEGVQLDDALHTSERFDIRTVDAYGLFDKDLQPIAGPIREIPEGLKLTGEIQELDTCIDSDDPNLPRASCDAVAIHTMDNRWLVLVRDNGSLFAVATLILRALLWGVSLTIIPGALGWHLLRRRPLRRIGAIQASAEAIVIGDLTKRLPVSDRRDEIDMLADIVNAMLDRIERLMNEVKGVCDNIAHDLRTPLTRLRAQLYRIQQQSPEHSPQGEQMAQVIADADTLMARFRGLLRISELEDHQRRSAFGQLDPVPLLHELFDFYLPLAEEGRVSLHLKVAERLPPLVGDRALLFEALSNLLSNSIKFTPAGGQVLMIARAEGDTTFIEVQDTGPGIPDAEREAVFKRFYRSETGNNHSGFGLGLSIVAAIVNLHGFKLRIGNSPSGGASLVLECRQVTALG; from the coding sequence ATGTCATTGCCGAACCCGTCTAAGGGCTGGCGCTCCTCCAGCAGCCGGCTGCTGGCGCTTTACAGTTTTCTGTTCGTGGCCTGGAGCAGCATCCTCATGGGGGTGCTGTACTGGGAAGTCACCAGTTACCTGAACAACCTCGCCCGCCACTCGTTGATGCAGCGCCAGCAACTGTTCTCGCGCTTCGAAGGCGTCCAACTGGACGACGCGCTGCACACCAGCGAGCGCTTCGACATCCGCACCGTCGACGCCTATGGCCTGTTCGACAAGGACCTCCAGCCCATCGCCGGGCCGATCCGCGAGATTCCTGAGGGCCTGAAGCTGACCGGTGAAATCCAGGAGCTGGACACCTGCATCGATTCCGACGACCCGAACCTGCCGCGCGCCAGTTGCGATGCCGTGGCCATTCACACGATGGACAACCGCTGGCTGGTGCTGGTCCGGGACAATGGTTCACTGTTCGCCGTGGCCACGCTCATCCTGCGTGCGTTGCTCTGGGGCGTCTCGCTGACGATCATCCCTGGCGCCTTGGGTTGGCACCTGCTGCGCCGTCGACCCTTGCGGCGTATCGGCGCGATTCAGGCCAGCGCCGAAGCCATCGTCATCGGCGACCTGACCAAGCGCCTGCCGGTCTCGGACCGTCGGGACGAGATCGACATGCTCGCCGATATTGTCAACGCCATGCTCGACCGCATCGAGCGGCTGATGAACGAGGTCAAAGGCGTCTGCGACAACATCGCCCACGACCTGCGCACCCCGCTGACCAGGCTGCGGGCGCAGCTGTACCGCATTCAGCAGCAATCCCCGGAACATTCGCCCCAGGGCGAACAGATGGCGCAAGTGATTGCCGATGCCGACACCCTGATGGCCCGTTTCCGGGGCTTGCTGCGCATTTCCGAGCTGGAAGACCATCAGCGCCGCTCCGCCTTCGGCCAACTCGATCCCGTGCCGCTGCTGCATGAGCTGTTCGATTTCTATCTGCCACTGGCCGAAGAAGGTCGCGTCTCACTGCACCTGAAAGTCGCGGAACGGCTGCCGCCGCTGGTGGGCGACCGGGCGCTGTTGTTCGAAGCGTTATCGAACCTGCTCAGCAACTCGATCAAATTCACCCCGGCCGGTGGCCAGGTGCTGATGATCGCCCGGGCCGAGGGCGACACCACGTTCATCGAAGTCCAGGACACCGGCCCCGGCATCCCCGACGCCGAACGCGAAGCGGTGTTCAAACGCTTCTACCGCAGCGAAACCGGCAACAACCACAGCGGCTTCGGCCTCGGCCTCTCCATCGTCGCCGCCATCGTCAACCTCCACGGCTTCAAACTGCGCATCGGCAACAGCCCCTCCGGCGGCGCGAGCCTGGTGCTGGAGTGTCGGCAGGTGACGGCGCTGGGCTGA
- a CDS encoding efflux transporter outer membrane subunit, with amino-acid sequence MRPRLKGLTLALVIAGALTLQGCSLAPTYHAPAVPLPEHYREDAGPWHPAQPADQLQAQWWQVFGDKQLDDLQQQLLNANPDLAAALAHYDASVAFASQLHAGLFPQINASVAPVRQRQSDRRPLRGDTQPSVYNSDTAGFSLSFDPDLWGKIRNQVAAGDAQAQASADDLAVARLSLQKQLATLYVQARGLDAQSRILKASLDDYTQALQLTRDRYEGKIASELDLSRAQSQLAEAQAQLDDVKAQSDLSEHAIAELVGVLPSDFALVHDAESLKQPDIPHALPGSLLQQRPDVAAAERRVFAANANIGVAKAAWYPDFSLTGLLGGQTQGSGNLLAAANRYWALGPLVNLPIFDGGRRNANERQAKAEFEGAAAQYHSQVLKAVREVEDNLGQLRDLQQESQDQQAAVDAAHSAEQIATNSYEAGALNYLEVVTAQTTALQAQRRLQEVDTSRLQASVGLAVALGGGWSSSFSND; translated from the coding sequence ATGCGCCCAAGGCTTAAGGGTCTGACCCTGGCGCTGGTTATCGCAGGCGCGTTAACGCTGCAAGGCTGCTCGCTGGCGCCGACCTACCACGCACCAGCGGTGCCGCTGCCTGAGCATTACAGGGAGGACGCAGGCCCGTGGCACCCGGCGCAGCCTGCGGATCAGTTGCAGGCCCAGTGGTGGCAGGTGTTCGGCGACAAACAGCTCGACGACCTGCAACAGCAACTGCTCAACGCCAACCCGGACCTGGCGGCCGCCCTCGCCCACTACGACGCGTCGGTGGCCTTCGCCAGCCAGTTGCATGCCGGGCTGTTTCCGCAGATCAACGCCAGCGTTGCGCCGGTGCGTCAGCGTCAGTCGGATCGAAGACCCTTGCGTGGCGATACCCAGCCCTCGGTCTATAACAGCGACACGGCCGGGTTCAGCCTGAGTTTCGACCCGGATCTGTGGGGCAAGATTCGCAATCAGGTGGCGGCGGGAGACGCGCAGGCCCAAGCTTCGGCGGACGACCTGGCCGTCGCCCGTCTCAGCCTGCAAAAGCAACTCGCGACCCTTTACGTGCAAGCGCGCGGACTGGACGCGCAGAGCCGAATTCTCAAGGCGTCGCTAGACGACTACACCCAGGCCCTGCAACTGACCCGAGACCGTTACGAAGGCAAGATCGCCTCGGAGCTTGACCTCTCCCGCGCCCAGAGCCAGTTGGCCGAAGCCCAGGCGCAACTGGACGATGTCAAAGCGCAAAGTGACCTGAGCGAACACGCCATCGCCGAGCTGGTGGGCGTCCTGCCGAGCGACTTCGCCCTGGTTCACGACGCTGAATCGTTGAAACAGCCGGACATCCCTCATGCCTTGCCCGGCAGCCTGTTGCAACAACGGCCTGACGTGGCGGCCGCAGAGCGTCGGGTGTTCGCAGCCAACGCCAACATCGGCGTCGCCAAAGCCGCGTGGTACCCGGATTTCAGCCTCACCGGCCTGCTCGGCGGGCAGACACAGGGCAGCGGCAATCTGCTGGCGGCGGCCAATCGTTATTGGGCACTGGGGCCGCTGGTGAACCTGCCGATCTTCGACGGCGGACGCCGCAACGCCAACGAGCGTCAGGCCAAGGCCGAGTTCGAAGGAGCCGCCGCGCAGTACCACAGCCAAGTGCTCAAGGCGGTGCGCGAAGTGGAAGATAACTTGGGCCAATTGCGGGATTTGCAGCAGGAATCCCAAGACCAGCAAGCCGCCGTCGACGCCGCCCACAGCGCCGAACAGATCGCGACCAACAGTTATGAAGCGGGGGCGCTGAATTATCTGGAAGTGGTGACCGCGCAGACCACCGCCTTGCAGGCGCAGCGGCGGTTGCAGGAAGTGGACACCAGCCGGTTGCAGGCCAGTGTCGGGTTGGCGGTGGCGTTGGGTGGAGGGTGGAGCAGTTCCTTTTCCAATGACTGA
- a CDS encoding IS3 family transposase (programmed frameshift) translates to MIKYTEQFKLTAVTAYLNGTNGFRTVARHFGIDFSLLRRWVASYRTGNSIKPMSYARRYSEDFKRQVLTYMHEHRLSLRQTAAHFDLGRSSLIGIWQRQYYSDSPVTPTAIQPADTPMKIKPAKPTDTNDAQKPREQLMAELEYMRMENAVLKELGPARGKGANTGEKVLIVRKLKHRFPLPDLLELVGLARSTFYYQVKAEQKPDRHAALKERVQQEYHKQRGLYGYRRIALALRKEGTLVNKKVIERLMAEQGLQSVVRPKKYRSYRGTVGKIAANLLERNFHAPRPKQKWVTDVTEFKVGQQKLYLSPVMDLYNGEIIAYETASRPYYELVGNMLDKALACLGDAPKLVVHSDQGWHYQQPRYRHALSEKGVKQSMSRKGNCLDNAAIESFFGTLKSEFFYLKRFESVEELKAGLDEYIHYYNHDRIKLRLNGMSPVEYRTQAEA, encoded by the exons ATGATCAAGTACACCGAGCAGTTCAAGCTCACGGCGGTCACCGCCTACCTAAACGGTACCAACGGCTTCCGAACAGTGGCCAGACATTTTGGCATCGACTTCAGTCTCCTTCGACGCTGGGTCGCCAGTTATCGGACTGGCAACAGCATCAAGCCAATGTCGTATGCGCGGCGGTACAGCGAGGATTTCAAGCGCCAAGTCTTGACCTACATGCATGAGCATCGACTTTCGCTACGCCAGACCGCTGCGCATTTTGACCTTGGGCGGTCCTCCCTGATAGGCATCTGGCAACGCCAGTATTACAGTGACAGTCCTGTCACCCCTACTGCCATCCAGCCAGCCGACACGCCCATGAAAATCAAACCCGCCAAACCCACCGACACCAACGATGCACAAAAGCCACGAGAGCAGTTGATGGCTGAACTTGAGTACATGCGCATGGAGAACGCTGTCCTAAAGGAGCTC GGCCCTGCGCGAGGAAAAGGAGCGAACACGGGGGAAAAAGTCCTGATCGTCCGCAAACTCAAGCACCGATTCCCATTGCCCGACCTCCTTGAGCTGGTCGGGCTGGCACGCAGCACCTTCTATTACCAGGTCAAGGCTGAGCAGAAACCGGACCGGCATGCGGCGCTCAAGGAACGGGTGCAGCAGGAATATCACAAGCAGAGAGGGCTGTATGGCTATCGGCGTATTGCGCTTGCGCTCAGAAAGGAAGGAACGCTGGTCAACAAGAAGGTCATCGAACGGCTGATGGCCGAACAGGGTTTGCAATCGGTCGTACGGCCCAAGAAATACCGTTCCTACCGGGGGACTGTTGGCAAAATCGCCGCGAACCTGCTGGAGCGTAATTTTCATGCACCCCGGCCAAAACAGAAGTGGGTAACCGACGTCACCGAGTTCAAAGTGGGTCAGCAGAAGCTCTACTTGTCTCCTGTGATGGATTTGTACAACGGCGAAATCATCGCGTACGAAACAGCCAGTCGGCCTTACTACGAGTTGGTGGGGAACATGCTCGACAAGGCGTTGGCTTGCTTGGGAGACGCGCCCAAACTGGTCGTTCATTCGGACCAGGGATGGCACTACCAACAGCCACGCTATCGCCACGCACTCAGCGAAAAAGGCGTGAAGCAGAGCATGTCCCGCAAAGGCAATTGCCTGGATAATGCGGCGATAGAGAGTTTTTTCGGCACGCTGAAGTCAGAGTTTTTCTACCTGAAGCGTTTCGAGAGTGTGGAAGAATTGAAGGCGGGCCTGGATGAGTACATTCATTACTACAACCATGACCGCATCAAGCTGAGGCTCAATGGCATGAGTCCTGTTGAATACAGGACTCAGGCTGAGGCGTAA
- a CDS encoding efflux RND transporter periplasmic adaptor subunit, whose amino-acid sequence MSSEHAPSRKRLMLTGIGGLTLAALLVANGLAARTRHDHAVADWTESQSVPVVTVVSPSQNAQADTLQLPARLDAWSKASINARVSGYLKDWAADIGTQVQAGQVLAHIDSPELDQQLAQTHAHLAQQQAQARIAQTTAERWQHLLATHSVSQQEVDEKVSAATAAKADVQAAEADYQRLTDLAAYKTIRAPFSGTITARNTDIGQLIKADDGGGTPLFSMADTHRLRLYVPIPQNYASVIRPGMQVQLSVPEHPAQTYKATLLGDSTAVDPRSGTLLAQFVANNPDGALLPGDYADATLPIAAGSHGMSIPASALIFRAKGTQVATMDGAGHVHLRDIHIAMDLGDRLVIDQGLQASDKVIDNPPDALRENDPVQLADAGGAHAPKA is encoded by the coding sequence ATGTCGTCTGAACACGCCCCTTCGCGCAAACGCCTGATGCTCACCGGCATCGGCGGCCTGACCCTGGCGGCACTTTTGGTCGCCAATGGCCTCGCCGCTCGCACCCGCCATGATCACGCCGTCGCGGACTGGACTGAAAGCCAGTCGGTGCCAGTGGTCACGGTGGTCTCGCCTTCGCAAAACGCCCAAGCCGACACGCTACAATTGCCCGCACGCCTCGACGCCTGGAGCAAAGCCTCGATCAATGCCCGGGTCAGCGGCTACCTGAAAGACTGGGCCGCCGACATCGGCACGCAGGTGCAGGCCGGTCAGGTGCTGGCCCACATCGACAGCCCCGAGCTGGATCAACAACTGGCGCAAACCCACGCGCACCTTGCCCAGCAACAGGCCCAGGCGCGCATCGCCCAGACCACCGCCGAGCGCTGGCAACACTTGCTCGCCACGCATTCGGTGTCGCAACAGGAAGTGGACGAGAAAGTCTCCGCCGCCACCGCTGCGAAGGCCGATGTGCAAGCGGCGGAGGCGGACTACCAGCGCCTCACCGACTTGGCCGCGTACAAGACGATTCGGGCGCCGTTCAGCGGCACGATCACCGCGCGTAACACCGACATCGGCCAGTTGATCAAGGCCGACGATGGCGGCGGCACCCCGTTGTTCAGCATGGCCGACACCCATCGACTGCGCCTCTATGTGCCGATTCCGCAGAACTACGCCAGCGTCATCCGCCCCGGCATGCAGGTGCAGCTCAGCGTTCCCGAGCACCCCGCACAAACCTACAAGGCGACCCTGCTCGGCGACTCCACCGCCGTCGATCCGCGCTCCGGCACGTTGCTGGCCCAGTTCGTGGCCAACAACCCCGATGGCGCGCTGCTGCCGGGTGATTACGCCGACGCGACCCTGCCCATTGCCGCAGGCAGCCATGGGATGAGCATCCCGGCGAGCGCACTGATTTTCCGCGCCAAAGGCACGCAGGTCGCGACCATGGACGGGGCCGGTCATGTGCACCTGCGCGACATTCACATCGCGATGGACCTTGGGGATCGGCTGGTGATTGACCAAGGCTTGCAAGCCTCCGACAAGGTCATCGACAACCCGCCCGATGCCCTCCGTGAAAACGACCCGGTGCAACTCGCGGACGCGGGAGGTGCCCATGCGCCCAAGGCTTAA
- a CDS encoding MFS transporter, translating into MSNITEAVVAETTSQTTAQAASKVDVYRKIAWRIMPFIIFCYLTAYLDRVNVGFAKLQMMQDLQFSDAIYGFGAGVFFIGYFFFEVPSNLILHRVGARIWIARIMITWSIISAAMLFVQTPMHFYIARFLLGVAEAGFSPGIMLYLTYWFPSKKRGLSLGLYYIAIPLAGVIGGPISGIIMATLKDSTVMANWQWLFLLEAIPSFIAGIAVLFLMVDKPAKAKWLTDAQKQEIQSDLAREDAVKTEHASVRSFMGDRNIWKLTAVYFCQIIGLYGISFWLPSLIKQSGIQDVAYVGWISAIPYLVALPAIIISGMTADRTARRRQHFSEALLIGALGFIVCPLVGANPVLVVLALCVATAGVLSALSLFWGIPSAFLAGVSAAAAIAGINCMGNLAGFVSPYMVGWLNTATGHTDTGLYAVAAFLTLGALLVWQVPKALADR; encoded by the coding sequence ATGTCGAATATCACCGAAGCCGTCGTCGCCGAGACGACCAGCCAGACGACTGCGCAGGCCGCAAGCAAGGTCGATGTGTATCGCAAGATCGCCTGGCGGATCATGCCGTTCATTATCTTCTGTTACCTCACCGCGTACCTCGACCGGGTCAACGTCGGTTTCGCCAAATTGCAGATGATGCAGGATCTGCAATTCAGTGATGCCATCTACGGCTTCGGCGCCGGGGTGTTCTTCATCGGCTACTTTTTCTTCGAAGTGCCGAGCAACCTGATCCTGCACCGGGTTGGCGCACGCATCTGGATCGCGCGGATCATGATCACCTGGTCGATCATCTCCGCCGCCATGCTCTTCGTGCAGACGCCGATGCATTTCTACATCGCACGTTTCCTGCTCGGCGTGGCCGAAGCCGGGTTTTCGCCAGGCATCATGCTGTACCTGACGTACTGGTTTCCGTCGAAGAAACGTGGTCTTTCGCTCGGGCTGTATTACATCGCCATCCCGCTGGCCGGGGTCATTGGCGGGCCGATTTCCGGGATCATCATGGCGACGCTGAAAGACTCGACCGTCATGGCCAACTGGCAATGGTTGTTCCTGCTCGAAGCCATTCCGTCGTTCATCGCCGGTATTGCCGTGCTGTTTCTGATGGTTGATAAACCCGCCAAGGCCAAATGGCTGACCGACGCGCAGAAGCAGGAAATACAGAGTGACCTGGCGCGGGAAGACGCGGTGAAAACCGAACACGCCAGCGTGCGCAGCTTCATGGGCGACCGCAACATCTGGAAGCTCACGGCAGTGTATTTCTGCCAGATCATCGGGCTGTACGGCATCAGCTTCTGGCTGCCGTCGCTGATCAAGCAATCCGGGATTCAGGACGTGGCCTACGTGGGCTGGATTTCAGCGATCCCGTACCTGGTGGCGCTACCCGCGATCATCATTTCCGGCATGACGGCCGACCGCACCGCCAGGCGCCGACAGCATTTCTCCGAGGCGTTGTTGATCGGGGCCCTGGGGTTCATCGTCTGTCCGTTGGTGGGCGCCAACCCGGTGCTGGTGGTGCTGGCGCTGTGCGTCGCGACCGCCGGGGTGCTGTCCGCGCTGTCGCTGTTCTGGGGCATTCCATCCGCGTTTCTTGCCGGGGTCTCGGCTGCGGCGGCGATTGCCGGGATCAACTGCATGGGCAACCTCGCCGGGTTCGTGTCGCCGTACATGGTGGGGTGGCTGAACACCGCAACCGGGCACACCGACACCGGGCTGTATGCAGTGGCGGCGTTCCTGACCTTGGGCGCGCTGTTGGTGTGGCAAGTGCCCAAGGCGTTGGCGGATCGGTGA
- a CDS encoding zeta toxin family protein, whose translation MDSAEQQIADEAVAFAKANRREIARRLTSLSFFPPDDFPVSIFMAGSPGAGKTEASLEFLARFETPTVRIDPDLLRGEIPSYTGGNSYLFQRAISVLVDKVHDQVLKQNQSFLLDGTSANFDVVARNIRRSLRKQRFVLILYVYQDPELAWRFVAAREQVEGRNIPPHEFIRQYFSAREVVNRLKTEFGHAVTVDVLIKNENGTTRMYRENIQRIDDHIPEKYDQTSLARMLNANEGKI comes from the coding sequence ATGGATTCAGCCGAACAACAGATTGCGGATGAGGCGGTGGCATTTGCCAAGGCGAACAGGCGGGAGATTGCAAGAAGGCTGACGAGCCTTTCATTTTTTCCACCCGATGATTTTCCCGTGTCCATTTTCATGGCCGGGTCGCCGGGTGCGGGTAAAACAGAGGCGTCGCTGGAGTTTCTCGCTCGATTTGAAACCCCTACGGTGCGGATTGATCCAGACCTTCTCAGAGGCGAAATTCCGTCTTATACCGGGGGCAATTCTTACCTGTTTCAGCGCGCGATTTCCGTGCTGGTGGACAAAGTCCATGACCAGGTGCTTAAGCAGAATCAGTCCTTTTTGTTGGATGGCACATCGGCGAATTTTGACGTCGTCGCGCGCAACATTCGCAGATCCTTACGCAAACAACGTTTCGTGCTGATTTTGTACGTTTACCAAGATCCTGAATTGGCTTGGAGGTTTGTGGCGGCAAGGGAGCAGGTGGAAGGTCGGAACATTCCTCCGCATGAGTTCATCAGGCAGTACTTCAGCGCTCGAGAGGTCGTTAATCGACTCAAAACTGAATTCGGGCATGCTGTGACCGTGGATGTCCTCATCAAGAATGAGAACGGGACCACGCGAATGTACCGAGAGAACATCCAGCGAATTGACGATCATATCCCTGAAAAATATGATCAGACTTCGCTGGCAAGGATGCTTAACGCCAATGAGGGAAAAATATGA